The following proteins are encoded in a genomic region of Aquifex aeolicus VF5:
- a CDS encoding mechanosensitive ion channel family protein has product MSKTFTFLYKFSIALLLWIFLRTLFKVAIKRFKGSGFESVLNSLWFVLSASYVAFTGAWILNLVKFSVDFIVDVAVFFVIFLVYAAVFGYSVYLIGKFFGDTDGYENLLKSFKKFAYMFSIYILYKSLIYLTNIEVLVKKLERIYILETELVKISLFSFVEGIYVFFVLKYFFETLGNLFYVVYMKKDQEVEAGSFRTITVNLGLLLSLLIAGVSIGITWKAAVPIAGALGIGLGFGLQTIFNNYVSGFILLLSKNIKVGDYIEIEGKAGAAVGAGGDTIFGRVVSINILTTIVRTWDNVEVAIPNSEFLSSKIVNYSMTNPIVRVRIPFGVAYSSDPEKVREVLIRVAKRMPHVLPSPEPDVWFHEMGDSALIFILLVWVDLRRLRRLKALKSSIYYEAWKELKKEGIEIPFPQRDVWFRNKLKVEIEKDIKPEQ; this is encoded by the coding sequence TTGAGTAAAACGTTTACGTTCCTCTACAAATTCTCTATTGCCCTGCTTTTGTGGATATTCTTAAGGACCCTTTTTAAAGTCGCGATTAAAAGGTTTAAAGGTAGCGGTTTTGAATCCGTGCTTAATTCCCTCTGGTTTGTTTTGAGTGCGTCTTACGTGGCGTTTACAGGCGCATGGATACTGAATCTCGTTAAGTTCTCCGTGGACTTTATAGTAGACGTTGCGGTATTTTTCGTAATTTTCTTGGTCTACGCTGCGGTATTCGGTTACTCGGTTTATCTGATAGGTAAATTCTTCGGCGACACGGACGGTTACGAGAATCTCCTGAAGAGCTTTAAAAAGTTCGCTTATATGTTTTCCATATACATACTCTACAAAAGCCTTATCTACTTGACGAACATTGAAGTCCTCGTAAAGAAGCTTGAAAGAATATACATACTTGAGACGGAACTCGTTAAGATTTCTCTCTTTTCCTTTGTGGAAGGGATATACGTCTTCTTTGTTCTGAAGTACTTCTTTGAAACACTCGGAAACCTTTTCTACGTTGTGTATATGAAAAAGGACCAAGAAGTAGAAGCGGGTTCCTTTAGAACAATTACCGTAAACCTCGGTTTACTCCTTTCTCTCCTGATAGCGGGTGTGAGTATAGGGATTACGTGGAAAGCTGCTGTTCCCATAGCGGGCGCCCTCGGCATAGGTTTGGGTTTTGGACTTCAGACCATTTTCAACAACTACGTCAGCGGGTTTATACTCCTCCTTAGCAAAAACATAAAAGTGGGTGATTACATAGAAATTGAAGGAAAGGCCGGCGCCGCTGTAGGAGCTGGAGGAGACACGATTTTCGGAAGAGTAGTCAGTATAAATATCCTTACAACCATTGTAAGGACTTGGGACAACGTGGAAGTCGCCATACCAAACTCCGAATTCCTGTCGAGCAAAATAGTCAATTACTCTATGACTAACCCAATAGTGAGGGTCAGGATTCCCTTCGGAGTTGCTTACTCTTCGGACCCAGAAAAGGTAAGGGAAGTGCTAATAAGAGTGGCAAAGAGGATGCCCCACGTACTGCCATCTCCTGAACCGGACGTCTGGTTCCACGAAATGGGAGACAGTGCACTTATATTTATCCTGCTCGTATGGGTGGACCTGAGGAGGTTAAGGCGACTGAAAGCTTTAAAGAGTTCCATTTATTATGAGGCGTGGAAGGAACTAAAAAAAGAGGGAATAGAAATACCGTTCCCGCAAAGGGACGTGTGGTTCAGGAACAAACTGAAGGTAGAGATAGAGAAAGACATCAAGCCCGAGCAGTGA
- the sbcC gene encoding exonuclease subunit SbcC: MRPLKLEVKGFTVYKKPQVIDFTPLKFFVIQGKTGAGKTSIIDAITYALYGKVPRYGASVATKYVLSRGEKELKVALDFSLRGRNYRVERYYREFPEDSQVRVYEEGRRLNIKANEVEKWLFKISGLDYKTFTKVILLPQGEFDRFLKESSERKKILINLLGLEELEKVRQLASETFKNLEGKREALKKEYELLKDYTPTKKEVLEKTLKNLEEELKELKETEEKLRQELKKAEEKDSLERELSQVVTKLKELENLEKEVEKLREKLEFSRKVAPYVPIAKRIEEIDKKLTELKVRKNKLTKELAVLKDELSFAQEELNRIEAEKEKFKEEKEREKELEHRLKKLQEIKEILKELSQLSSSLKEKEREYEQAKQEFEDLSERVEKGKKLVAETEEKLEKIKELFSEEEYTSLKMKERLLVELQRKLKELKEKEGQLENLTQKYKEKKKVHEKVLNELKELERELKERELHYHAHMVASYLSPGDTCPVCGGIYRGKALENVDAEGISELKHAKELKEKEEREIDTTLKLYAQKINSLKEEMEKLRNEVEELRKEIPENLKERIKKLEELRIEKEKLEHKLNKYRKALEDRQKQKEEAQAKLHKAQTELELLKEKIREKSRLVKEFKELYRVERLEDYEESLKEEINYINSKLQEIEEKEKKLRKHFEELSSRKSKLEGELSALNESINSLEEERKEKLKELANIYEVAKSPREVVELYLGDKEAELERKIKEFEESFQSLKLKKSEIEEKLKEYEGIRELSDIKGEYESVKTQLEEKHKKLGEVKRELEHLGERLKRKEELQKEISELEKKLEVYRVISNDFRGDRFQKYVSEIMLQKVVDRASEYFYKFTGNYFFELERATKGRDKDIVVVESSTSQRRPVSSLSGGETFLASLSFAFAVSDLLSGSANLESLFIDEGFGSLDQDMRERVSEILEAIKTNVNKMIGIVSHIPDFAERFTERIVVEKKGDYSEVRVIY, from the coding sequence ATGAGACCTCTAAAGCTTGAAGTAAAGGGCTTTACCGTTTACAAAAAGCCACAGGTAATAGACTTCACTCCCTTGAAGTTCTTCGTCATACAAGGGAAAACGGGAGCGGGAAAGACGAGCATAATAGACGCAATCACCTACGCTCTCTACGGAAAAGTGCCGAGGTACGGGGCAAGCGTTGCAACGAAGTACGTCCTTTCCCGTGGAGAAAAAGAGTTAAAGGTAGCCCTCGACTTTTCCCTGAGGGGGAGAAATTACAGGGTTGAGAGGTATTACAGGGAGTTCCCAGAGGACTCTCAGGTAAGGGTGTACGAGGAGGGAAGAAGGCTAAACATAAAAGCCAACGAGGTGGAAAAGTGGCTCTTTAAGATTTCAGGGCTCGATTACAAGACCTTCACAAAAGTAATACTCCTTCCACAGGGGGAGTTTGACAGATTTTTAAAGGAGTCCTCCGAGAGAAAGAAAATACTCATAAACCTCCTCGGACTGGAAGAACTTGAAAAAGTAAGACAACTCGCAAGCGAAACCTTCAAGAACTTAGAGGGAAAGAGGGAAGCCCTAAAGAAAGAGTACGAACTCCTCAAAGACTACACACCAACAAAAAAAGAAGTTCTGGAAAAAACCCTGAAAAATTTAGAAGAAGAACTGAAAGAACTGAAGGAAACGGAGGAAAAATTAAGGCAGGAACTCAAAAAAGCGGAAGAAAAAGATAGCCTTGAAAGGGAACTTTCTCAAGTTGTGACAAAATTAAAGGAACTGGAAAATTTAGAAAAAGAAGTAGAAAAACTAAGGGAAAAGTTAGAATTCTCAAGAAAGGTAGCTCCTTACGTTCCCATAGCGAAGAGGATTGAGGAAATAGACAAAAAATTAACGGAATTGAAGGTCAGGAAAAATAAACTCACCAAGGAGCTCGCAGTTTTAAAAGATGAACTTTCCTTTGCACAGGAAGAATTAAACAGGATTGAAGCGGAAAAGGAGAAGTTCAAGGAAGAAAAGGAAAGGGAAAAGGAACTGGAGCACAGGCTTAAAAAACTGCAGGAAATAAAGGAAATCTTAAAGGAACTCTCTCAACTCTCATCAAGCTTGAAGGAAAAAGAAAGAGAATACGAACAGGCGAAGCAAGAGTTTGAGGATTTATCCGAGAGGGTGGAAAAGGGGAAAAAACTCGTTGCTGAAACCGAAGAAAAACTTGAAAAGATAAAGGAACTTTTCTCTGAAGAGGAATACACGAGCTTAAAAATGAAAGAAAGACTCCTCGTTGAACTTCAAAGAAAGTTAAAGGAACTAAAAGAAAAGGAAGGACAACTGGAAAATTTAACGCAAAAATACAAAGAAAAGAAAAAAGTTCACGAAAAAGTTTTAAATGAATTGAAAGAGCTTGAAAGGGAGTTAAAGGAAAGGGAACTCCACTACCACGCTCACATGGTAGCCAGCTATCTCTCTCCCGGAGATACGTGTCCCGTTTGCGGAGGAATATACAGGGGAAAGGCTCTGGAAAACGTGGACGCGGAAGGCATATCCGAACTGAAGCACGCTAAGGAACTGAAGGAAAAAGAAGAGAGGGAAATCGACACAACTCTGAAACTCTACGCCCAGAAGATTAATTCCTTAAAAGAGGAAATGGAGAAGTTAAGGAATGAGGTGGAGGAACTCAGGAAAGAAATCCCTGAAAACCTTAAAGAAAGGATAAAGAAACTTGAAGAATTAAGAATTGAAAAGGAGAAATTAGAACATAAACTGAATAAGTACAGAAAGGCTTTAGAAGATAGACAAAAGCAAAAGGAAGAAGCACAGGCAAAACTCCACAAAGCTCAAACAGAATTAGAACTCCTGAAGGAGAAAATAAGGGAAAAGAGTAGGCTCGTTAAGGAATTTAAAGAACTCTACCGTGTTGAAAGACTAGAAGACTACGAAGAAAGCTTAAAGGAGGAGATAAATTACATTAACTCAAAACTTCAGGAAATTGAAGAAAAGGAAAAGAAACTCAGGAAACACTTTGAAGAACTCAGCTCCAGAAAGTCAAAGCTGGAAGGAGAACTCTCTGCCTTGAACGAAAGCATAAACTCCTTAGAAGAAGAGAGAAAGGAAAAACTGAAGGAACTCGCAAACATTTACGAGGTCGCAAAATCTCCTAGGGAAGTTGTAGAGCTTTACCTCGGAGACAAAGAAGCGGAGCTTGAGAGGAAGATAAAGGAGTTTGAGGAAAGTTTTCAGTCTCTTAAACTCAAAAAGTCGGAAATTGAAGAAAAGCTTAAAGAATACGAAGGTATAAGGGAGTTAAGCGATATAAAAGGAGAGTACGAAAGTGTAAAAACGCAATTAGAAGAAAAACACAAAAAGCTCGGAGAGGTTAAAAGGGAGCTTGAACACCTCGGAGAAAGGCTCAAGAGAAAGGAGGAGCTCCAGAAGGAGATTTCCGAACTTGAAAAGAAGTTAGAAGTATACAGAGTGATAAGCAATGACTTCCGGGGAGACAGGTTCCAGAAGTACGTCTCGGAGATAATGCTCCAGAAGGTTGTAGACAGGGCGAGTGAGTACTTCTACAAATTTACGGGAAATTACTTCTTTGAGCTCGAAAGGGCGACGAAGGGAAGGGACAAGGACATAGTAGTTGTTGAGAGTTCTACGAGCCAGAGGAGACCGGTGAGCAGTCTGAGCGGTGGAGAGACCTTTTTGGCTAGCCTTTCCTTTGCCTTTGCGGTAAGCGATCTGCTTTCTGGAAGTGCAAACCTCGAGAGCCTCTTCATAGACGAAGGGTTCGGAAGTCTTGACCAGGACATGAGGGAGAGGGTAAGCGAAATTCTGGAAGCCATAAAGACAAACGTGAACAAGATGATAGGTATAGTCTCTCACATTCCGGACTTTGCGGAGAGATTTACGGAAAGGATAGTGGTGGAAAAGAAAGGGGACTACTCGGAAGTAAGGGTTATTTACTAA
- a CDS encoding SDR family oxidoreductase: MEDIIVSFMNVALITGVRRIGKEVAKALIDKGYSLSVVYRSSREAVEELTEYAKGKGVKVKGFRADLCAYGDYEKLVKGTYEEFGRIDAFVHLASPYERKELTETTREDLYYHFIPIAEAFFFISVECYKVMLKNEGNVKGRIVAFGDWATNISPYKGFSAYFIAKGALHTAVKVLAKEFAPHVLVNCVAPGPVMKAENYSEEEWKKILARTPLRREVSVKDVVSTTLLLLETESITGEIICVDGGRHIAGSGV, encoded by the coding sequence ATGGAAGATATTATAGTTTCTTTCATGAACGTTGCCTTAATCACAGGTGTAAGGAGGATAGGAAAGGAAGTTGCTAAAGCTTTGATAGATAAAGGTTATTCCCTGAGCGTCGTATACAGGTCAAGCAGAGAAGCGGTGGAGGAACTGACCGAGTATGCAAAGGGAAAAGGAGTTAAGGTAAAGGGATTTCGGGCAGATCTGTGCGCGTACGGGGACTATGAAAAACTTGTAAAAGGAACTTACGAGGAGTTCGGCAGGATAGACGCCTTCGTTCACCTCGCCTCACCCTATGAGAGAAAAGAGCTCACAGAAACAACGCGGGAGGATCTTTACTATCACTTCATACCCATAGCGGAAGCTTTCTTCTTTATCTCTGTGGAGTGTTATAAAGTTATGCTCAAAAATGAAGGAAACGTAAAGGGAAGGATAGTTGCCTTCGGCGATTGGGCTACAAACATATCCCCTTATAAGGGTTTCAGTGCTTACTTTATCGCCAAAGGAGCCCTTCACACAGCGGTAAAGGTTCTGGCAAAGGAGTTTGCACCTCACGTTCTCGTGAATTGCGTTGCTCCCGGTCCCGTGATGAAGGCGGAAAACTACTCGGAGGAGGAGTGGAAAAAGATACTCGCGAGAACGCCCCTGAGAAGGGAAGTTTCCGTTAAAGACGTGGTAAGCACAACGCTCCTTCTTTTGGAAACGGAAAGTATCACCGGAGAAATAATCTGCGTGGACGGTGGGAGGCACATAGCGGGGTCGGGAGTTTAA
- the cutA gene encoding divalent-cation tolerance protein CutA yields MNGYYVVLITVPVDKGEELSNFIVENKLGACVNVVPEVNSVYWWKGNIEKDKEALLVVKTSAQKFKELLEKVKSVHPYTVPEIIALPILAGNPDYLNWIEDSLK; encoded by the coding sequence ATGAACGGATACTACGTAGTTTTAATAACCGTGCCCGTGGACAAAGGGGAGGAGCTTTCAAACTTTATAGTGGAGAATAAACTCGGAGCATGCGTTAACGTTGTTCCGGAAGTTAACTCCGTTTACTGGTGGAAAGGGAATATTGAAAAGGACAAGGAAGCCCTTCTCGTGGTAAAGACCTCCGCACAGAAGTTCAAGGAATTATTGGAGAAGGTAAAGAGCGTTCATCCCTACACTGTTCCCGAAATAATAGCCCTTCCGATACTTGCAGGAAATCCAGATTATCTAAACTGGATTGAGGACAGCCTTAAATGA
- a CDS encoding U32 family peptidase: MRKPEILAPAGNWEGLSAALKAGAEAVYFGLDKLNQRSLKKNFSMDELGEIKEFCAEHGARAYLTLNSIVFDEDIPYVEEVLHRVKESGIDAVIAWDFAVMTKSLEMGIETHASVMTGIANSVSAKFFENLGIKRIVPAKELNLEQLKRLKRNTNLEIEAFVHGAMCMAISGRCFLSHEVFKKSGNRGECYQVCRHEFQVVIRDLNPNAKGAEYVLGEDYVLSARDLMTLDIIEHLMFLDAWKIEGRSKNPDYVYMVTKAYRTARDALLEGSFNEKLRQELIDMVSRVYHREWDSGFYFGKASFGVNESVAKEKKVYVGKVQKFYPRISVAEVKLEAGDLRLGDTIHIIGKKTGVVRQKVESMQIDGKPVEVAQKGSVIGLKTVDKVREGDKVYLIVEVEKEEELTARA, encoded by the coding sequence ATGAGAAAACCTGAGATTTTGGCACCCGCGGGAAACTGGGAAGGCTTATCCGCAGCCTTGAAAGCCGGAGCGGAAGCGGTTTACTTCGGTCTTGATAAATTAAACCAGCGTTCCCTGAAGAAAAACTTTTCCATGGATGAGCTTGGGGAGATAAAGGAGTTTTGTGCGGAGCACGGAGCGAGGGCTTACCTCACCCTGAACTCCATAGTCTTTGACGAGGACATACCCTACGTTGAGGAAGTTCTCCACAGAGTAAAAGAGAGCGGTATAGACGCAGTAATAGCCTGGGACTTTGCGGTTATGACCAAATCCCTTGAGATGGGAATAGAGACTCACGCTTCCGTTATGACGGGCATAGCGAACTCGGTAAGTGCGAAGTTCTTTGAGAACCTCGGGATAAAGAGGATTGTCCCCGCAAAGGAGTTAAACCTCGAGCAATTAAAAAGGCTAAAGCGAAACACAAACCTTGAAATTGAGGCTTTTGTCCACGGTGCTATGTGTATGGCTATATCGGGAAGGTGTTTCCTAAGTCACGAAGTATTCAAAAAGTCCGGAAACAGGGGAGAGTGTTATCAAGTGTGCAGGCACGAGTTTCAGGTAGTAATAAGAGACCTCAATCCTAACGCAAAAGGTGCTGAGTACGTTCTCGGAGAGGATTATGTCCTTTCCGCAAGGGATTTGATGACCCTTGACATAATAGAGCACCTTATGTTTTTAGACGCGTGGAAGATAGAGGGAAGGAGCAAAAATCCGGACTACGTTTACATGGTTACTAAAGCTTACAGAACCGCAAGGGACGCCCTCCTTGAAGGAAGCTTTAACGAGAAACTCAGACAGGAACTCATAGACATGGTGAGCAGAGTTTACCACAGGGAGTGGGACAGCGGTTTTTACTTCGGAAAGGCGAGCTTCGGCGTTAACGAGAGCGTGGCTAAGGAGAAAAAGGTTTACGTCGGAAAGGTTCAGAAGTTCTACCCGAGGATAAGCGTTGCAGAGGTAAAACTTGAAGCGGGAGACCTGAGACTCGGAGACACGATACACATAATAGGCAAGAAAACGGGAGTAGTTAGGCAGAAAGTTGAAAGCATGCAAATAGACGGAAAGCCTGTCGAAGTGGCTCAAAAGGGAAGCGTTATAGGTTTGAAAACGGTAGATAAGGTAAGGGAAGGGGACAAGGTTTACCTTATCGTAGAAGTAGAAAAGGAAGAAGAGCTCACTGCTCGGGCTTGA
- the dnaE gene encoding DNA polymerase III subunit alpha: MSKDFVHLHLHTQFSLLDGAIKIDELVKKAKEYGYKAVGMSDHGNLFGSYKFYKALKAEGIKPIIGMEAYFTTGSRFDRKTKTSEDNITDKYNHHLILIAKDDKGLKNLMKLSTLAYKEGFYYKPRIDYELLEKYGEGLIALTACLKGVPTYYASINEVKKAEEWVKKFKDIFGDDLYLELQANNIPEQEVANRNLIEIAKKYDVKLIATQDAHYLNPEDRYAHTVLMALQMKKTIHELSSGNFKCSNEDLHFAPPEYMWKKFEGKFEGWEKALLNTLEVMEKTADSFEIFENSTYLLPKYDVPPDKTLEEYLRELAYKGLRQRIERGQAKDTKEYWERLEYELEVINKMGFAGYFLIVQDFINWAKKNDIPVGPGRGSAGGSLVAYAIGITDVDPIKHGFLFERFLNPERVSMPDIDVDFCQDNREKVIEYVRNKYGHDNVAQIITYNVMKAKQTLRDVARAMGLPYSTADKLAKLIPQGDVQGTWLSLEEMYKTPVEELLQKYGEHRTDIEDNVKKFRQICEESPEIKQLVETALKLEGLTRHTSLHAAGVVIAPKPLSELVPLYYDKEGEVATQYDMVQLEELGLLKMDFLGLKTLTELKLMKELIKERHGVDINFLELPLDDPKVYKLLQEGKTTGVFQLESRGMKELLKKLKPDSFDDIVAVLALYRPGPLKSGLVDTYIKRKHGKEPVEYPFPELEPVLKETYGVIVYQEQVMKMSQILSGFTPGEADTLRKAIGKKKADLMAQMKDKFIQGAVERGYPEEKIRKLWEDIEKFASYSFNKSHSVAYGYISYWTAYVKAHYPAEFFAVKLTTEKNDNKFLNLIKDAKLFGFEILPPDINKSDVGFTIEGENRIRFGLARIKGVGEETAKIIVEARKKYKQFKGLADFINKTKNRKINKKVVEALVKAGAFDFTKKKRKELLAKVANSEKALMATQNSLFGAPKEEVEELDPLKLEKEVLGFYISGHPLDNYEKLLKNRYTPIEDLEEWDKESEAVLTGVITELKVKKTKNGDYMAVFNLVDKTGLIECVVFPGVYEEAKELIEEDRVVVVKGFLDEDLETENVKFVVKEVFSPEEFAKEMRNTLYIFLKREQALNGVAEKLKGIIENNRTEDGYNLVLTVDLGDYFVDLALPQDMKLKADRKVVEEIEKLGVKVII, from the coding sequence ATGAGTAAGGATTTCGTCCACCTTCACCTGCACACCCAGTTCTCACTCCTGGACGGGGCTATAAAGATAGACGAGCTCGTGAAAAAGGCAAAGGAGTATGGATACAAAGCTGTCGGAATGTCAGACCACGGAAACCTCTTCGGTTCGTATAAATTCTACAAAGCCCTGAAGGCGGAAGGAATTAAGCCCATAATCGGCATGGAAGCCTACTTTACCACGGGTTCGAGGTTTGACAGAAAGACTAAAACGAGCGAGGACAACATAACCGACAAGTACAACCACCACCTCATACTTATAGCAAAGGACGACAAAGGTCTAAAGAACTTAATGAAGCTCTCAACCCTCGCCTACAAAGAAGGTTTTTACTACAAACCCAGAATTGATTACGAACTCCTTGAAAAGTACGGGGAGGGCCTAATAGCCCTTACCGCATGCCTGAAAGGTGTTCCCACCTACTACGCTTCTATAAACGAAGTGAAAAAGGCGGAGGAATGGGTAAAGAAGTTCAAGGATATATTCGGAGATGACCTTTATTTAGAACTTCAAGCGAACAACATTCCAGAACAGGAAGTGGCAAACAGGAACTTAATAGAGATAGCCAAAAAGTACGATGTGAAACTCATAGCGACGCAGGACGCCCACTACCTCAATCCCGAAGACAGGTACGCCCACACGGTTCTTATGGCACTTCAAATGAAAAAGACCATTCACGAACTGAGTTCGGGAAACTTCAAGTGTTCAAACGAAGACCTTCACTTTGCTCCACCCGAGTACATGTGGAAAAAGTTTGAAGGTAAGTTCGAAGGCTGGGAAAAGGCACTCCTGAACACTCTCGAGGTAATGGAAAAGACAGCGGACAGCTTTGAGATATTTGAAAACTCCACCTACCTCCTTCCCAAGTACGACGTTCCGCCCGACAAAACCCTTGAGGAATACCTCAGAGAACTCGCGTACAAAGGTTTAAGACAGAGGATAGAAAGGGGACAAGCTAAGGATACTAAAGAGTACTGGGAGAGGCTCGAGTACGAACTGGAAGTTATAAACAAAATGGGCTTTGCGGGATACTTCTTGATAGTTCAGGACTTCATAAACTGGGCTAAGAAAAACGACATACCTGTTGGACCCGGAAGGGGAAGTGCTGGAGGTTCCCTCGTCGCATACGCCATCGGAATAACGGACGTTGACCCTATAAAGCACGGATTCCTTTTTGAGAGGTTCTTAAACCCCGAAAGGGTTTCCATGCCGGATATAGACGTGGATTTCTGTCAGGACAACAGGGAAAAGGTCATAGAGTACGTAAGGAACAAGTACGGACACGACAACGTAGCTCAGATAATCACCTACAACGTAATGAAGGCGAAGCAAACACTGAGAGACGTCGCAAGGGCCATGGGACTCCCCTACTCCACCGCGGACAAACTCGCAAAACTCATTCCTCAGGGGGACGTTCAGGGAACGTGGCTCAGTCTGGAAGAGATGTACAAAACGCCTGTGGAGGAACTCCTTCAGAAGTACGGAGAACACAGAACGGACATAGAGGACAACGTAAAGAAGTTCAGACAGATATGCGAAGAAAGTCCGGAGATAAAACAGCTCGTTGAGACGGCCCTGAAGCTTGAAGGTCTCACGAGACACACCTCCCTCCACGCCGCGGGAGTGGTTATAGCACCAAAGCCCTTGAGCGAGCTCGTTCCCCTCTACTACGATAAAGAGGGCGAAGTCGCAACCCAGTACGACATGGTTCAGCTCGAAGAACTCGGTCTCCTGAAGATGGACTTCCTCGGACTCAAAACCCTCACAGAACTGAAACTCATGAAAGAACTCATAAAGGAAAGACACGGAGTGGATATAAACTTCCTTGAACTTCCCCTTGACGACCCGAAAGTTTACAAACTCCTTCAGGAAGGAAAAACCACGGGAGTGTTCCAGCTCGAAAGCAGGGGAATGAAAGAACTCCTGAAGAAACTAAAGCCCGACAGCTTTGACGACATCGTTGCGGTCCTCGCACTCTACAGACCCGGACCTCTAAAGAGCGGACTCGTTGACACATACATTAAGAGAAAGCACGGAAAAGAACCCGTTGAGTACCCCTTCCCGGAGCTTGAACCCGTCCTTAAGGAAACCTACGGAGTAATCGTTTATCAGGAACAGGTGATGAAGATGTCTCAGATACTTTCCGGCTTTACTCCCGGAGAGGCGGATACCCTCAGAAAGGCGATAGGTAAGAAGAAAGCGGATTTAATGGCTCAGATGAAAGACAAGTTCATACAGGGAGCGGTGGAAAGGGGATACCCTGAAGAAAAGATAAGGAAGCTCTGGGAAGACATAGAGAAGTTCGCTTCCTACTCCTTCAACAAGTCTCACTCGGTAGCTTACGGGTACATCTCCTACTGGACCGCCTACGTTAAAGCCCACTATCCCGCGGAGTTCTTCGCGGTAAAACTCACAACTGAAAAGAACGACAACAAGTTCCTCAACCTCATAAAAGACGCTAAACTCTTCGGATTTGAGATACTTCCCCCCGACATAAACAAGAGTGATGTAGGATTTACGATAGAAGGTGAAAACAGGATAAGGTTCGGGCTTGCGAGGATAAAGGGAGTGGGAGAGGAAACTGCTAAGATAATCGTTGAAGCTAGAAAGAAGTATAAGCAGTTCAAAGGGCTTGCGGACTTCATAAACAAAACCAAGAACAGGAAGATAAACAAGAAAGTCGTGGAAGCACTCGTAAAGGCAGGGGCTTTTGACTTTACTAAGAAAAAGAGGAAAGAACTACTCGCTAAAGTGGCAAACTCTGAAAAAGCATTAATGGCTACACAAAACTCCCTTTTCGGTGCACCGAAAGAAGAAGTGGAAGAACTCGACCCCTTAAAGCTTGAAAAGGAAGTTCTCGGTTTTTACATTTCAGGGCACCCCCTTGACAACTACGAAAAGCTCCTCAAGAACCGCTACACACCCATTGAAGATTTAGAAGAGTGGGACAAGGAAAGCGAAGCGGTGCTTACAGGAGTTATCACGGAACTCAAAGTAAAAAAGACGAAAAACGGAGATTACATGGCGGTCTTCAACCTCGTTGACAAGACGGGACTAATAGAGTGTGTCGTCTTCCCGGGAGTTTACGAAGAGGCAAAGGAACTGATAGAAGAGGACAGAGTAGTGGTAGTCAAAGGTTTTCTGGACGAGGACCTTGAAACGGAAAATGTCAAGTTCGTGGTGAAAGAGGTTTTCTCCCCTGAGGAGTTCGCAAAGGAGATGAGGAATACCCTTTATATATTCTTAAAAAGAGAGCAAGCCCTAAACGGCGTTGCCGAAAAACTAAAGGGAATTATTGAAAACAACAGGACGGAGGACGGATACAACTTGGTTCTCACGGTTGATCTGGGAGACTACTTCGTTGATTTAGCACTCCCACAAGATATGAAACTAAAGGCTGACAGAAAGGTTGTAGAGGAGATAGAAAAACTGGGAGTGAAGGTCATAATTTAG
- a CDS encoding motility protein A, which produces MDVGTIIGIIAAFLLILISILIGGSITAFINVPSIFIVVGGGMAAAMGAFPLKDFIRGVLAIKKAFLWKPPDLNDVIETIGEIASKVRKEGILALEGDIELYYQKDPLLGDMIRMLVDGIDINDIKATAEMALAQLDEKMSTEVAVWEKLADLFPAFGMIGTLIGLIQMLRNLNDPSALGPGMAVALITTLYGAILANAFAIPVANKLKKAKDMEVLVKTIYIEAIEKIQKGENPNVVKQEAAIMLGVELPEEV; this is translated from the coding sequence ATGGACGTAGGAACGATTATAGGTATTATCGCTGCCTTCTTACTCATACTCATATCTATTTTAATAGGCGGAAGTATAACTGCGTTCATAAACGTTCCTTCAATCTTCATCGTCGTTGGCGGTGGTATGGCCGCCGCCATGGGAGCATTTCCCTTAAAGGACTTTATAAGGGGCGTTCTCGCTATAAAAAAGGCGTTCCTCTGGAAACCTCCCGACCTCAACGACGTTATAGAGACGATTGGTGAGATAGCTTCAAAGGTGAGGAAGGAAGGGATACTCGCCCTTGAGGGAGACATAGAACTTTACTACCAGAAAGATCCGCTTCTGGGAGACATGATAAGAATGCTCGTGGACGGCATAGACATAAACGACATAAAGGCCACAGCTGAGATGGCGCTGGCACAACTGGACGAAAAGATGTCAACGGAAGTCGCGGTGTGGGAAAAGCTCGCAGACCTTTTCCCCGCCTTCGGTATGATAGGAACGCTGATAGGTCTTATACAGATGCTCAGGAACTTAAACGACCCTTCCGCTCTTGGGCCCGGTATGGCAGTTGCTTTGATAACGACCCTTTACGGTGCAATCCTCGCAAACGCTTTTGCAATTCCCGTGGCAAACAAACTCAAAAAAGCAAAGGACATGGAAGTTCTCGTAAAGACCATTTACATAGAGGCTATTGAAAAGATACAGAAGGGAGAAAATCCAAACGTCGTCAAGCAGGAAGCCGCCATTATGCTCGGCGTTGAACTGCCCGAAGAGGTTTAA